One stretch of Caloenas nicobarica isolate bCalNic1 chromosome 2, bCalNic1.hap1, whole genome shotgun sequence DNA includes these proteins:
- the IRF4 gene encoding LOW QUALITY PROTEIN: interferon regulatory factor 4 (The sequence of the model RefSeq protein was modified relative to this genomic sequence to represent the inferred CDS: inserted 1 base in 1 codon; deleted 3 bases in 2 codons; substituted 1 base at 1 genomic stop codon) — MGMCHCLRCFPARKVPAPXRRLHLRAGPPLPPRGHGALHHIKKLPGAAGPVAVRPVXAAARQPALPARSQRRDRAPQRSRCLSVCREVGSLRHPKTPHPTPDTSGMNLEPGECGMNSVSCGNGKLRQWLIDQIDSGKYPGLVWENDEKSIFRIPWKHAGKQDYNREEDAALFKAWALFKGKFREGIDKPDPPTWKTRLRCALNKSNDFEELVERSQLDISDPYKVYRIVPEGAKKGAKQISMEEQPLMMNHPFPITSPYTSLPSQVPNYMVPHERNWREFAPEQPHPDIPYPCASVPFTARSHHWQGPGCENGCQVTGTFYACAPPESQTPGIPIEPSIRSGEALALSDCRLHICLYYREILVKEVTTSSPEGCRISHGQSYEVSSLEQVIFPYPEDNGQRKNIEKLLNHLERGVILWMAPDGLYAKRLCQSRIYWDGPLALCSDRPNKLERDQTCKLFDTQQFLAELQAFAHHGRPLPRYQVALCFGEEFPDPQRQRKLITAHVEPMFARQLYYFAQQNSGHLLRGYDLPELVTSPEDYHRSIRHSSIQE, encoded by the exons ATGGGCATGTGTCACTGCCTCAGATGTTTTCCAGCTCGCAAAGTCCCCGCTC CTCGGCGGCTCCACCTCCGGGCC GGCCCGCCTCTCCCCCCGCGCGGGCACGGCGCCCTCCATCATATAAAGAAACTTCCCGGTGCCGCCGGCCCAGTCGCGGTGCGCCCCGTCTGAGCAGCCGCC CGGCAGCCGgcgctccctgcccgctcccagCGCCGCGACAGAG CCCCCCAGAGAAGCCGGTGCTTGAGTGTGTGCAGAGAGGTGGGCTCGCtgaggcaccccaaaaccccccaccCAACCCCTGACACGAGTGGCATGAACTTGGAGCCAGGTGAGTGCGGGATGAACTCTGTGAGCTGCGGCAATGGGAAACTCCGCCAGTGGCTGATCGACCAGATAGACAGCGGCAAGTACCCGGGGCTGGTGTGGGAGAACGATGAGAAGAGCATCTTCCGCATCCCCTGGAAGCATGCTGGCAAGCAGGACTACAACCGCGAGGAGGATGCTGCCCTTTTCAAG GCCTGGgctctttttaaaggaaagttcAGAGAGGGCATTGATAAGCCAGATCCCCCTACCTGGAAGACAAGATTAAGGTGTGCTTTGAACAAGAGCAATGACTTTGAAGAACTGGTGGAGAGAAGCCAGCTGGACATCTCAGATCCCTATAAAGTGTACAGAATAGTGCCAGAAGGAGCTAAAAAAG GTGCAAAACAGATCAGCATGGAGGAACAGCCGTTAATGATGAACCATCCCTTTCCAATAACATCTCCTTACACTTCACTACCATCTCAG GTACCGAACTACATGGTGCCCCACGAACGGAACTGGAGGGAGTTTGCCCCAGAGCAGCCACATCCCGACATCCCCTACCCGTGCGCCAGCGTCCCCTTCACAGCTCGCAGTCATCACTGGCAAGGGCCTGGCTGTGAAAATG GTTGTCAGGTGACAGGAACCTTTTATGCTTGTGCCCCTCCTGAGTCCCAGACTCCTGGCATCCCGATTGAGCCAAGCATAAGGTCTGGTGAAGCCCTCGCTCTGTCAG aTTGTCGGCTCCACATCTGCTTATATTACCGTGAAATACTGGTAAAGGAAGTGACAACTTCTAGTCCTGAAGGCTGTAGGATATCCCATGGCCAAAGTTACGAGGTCAGCAGCCTGGAGCAAGTTATCTTCCCTTATCCAGAGGATAATGGTCAGAGGAAGAACATAGAAAAACTACTGAACCACCTGGAACGAGGAGTAATACTGTGGATGGCACCTGATGGCCTCTATGCTAAGAGACTTTGCCAAAGCAGGATCTACTGGGACGGGCCTCTGGCACTCTGCAGTGACCGACCCAACAAGCTGGAGCGGGACCAAACATGCAAGCTCTTCGATACTCAGCAGTTTTTAGCAG agCTCCAAGCCTTTGCGCACCATGGACGTCCGCTGCCGAGATACCAGGTCGCTCTGTGCTTTGGGGAGGAATTTCCAGATCCGCAGAGGCAGAGGAAGCTAATTACAGCCCAT GTTGAACCAATGTTTGCCAGGCAGCTGTATTACTTTGCTCAACAAAACAGTGGACATCTTCTGAGAGGCTATGATTTACCAGAACTTGTGACTAGTCCAGAGGATTATCACAGATCTATTCGCCATTCCTCTATTCAAGAATAA